The Deltaproteobacteria bacterium genome includes the window TATACGGCAGGGTTTAATGCGTCGTGGACATTATTTGCCGGTGGTATGATATGGAATAATTATAACGCATCAAAGTACTTGTACGAATCATCCTCCGCATCGGTGCAGGATACAAGACAGGAAATCATATATCAGGTTAAAAAAGCTTATTATGATTTTTTGCTTGCAAAAGAATCTGTAAGTATAATTAAGCACTCGATTGTTATTGCGAAGGAGCATTTTAAGAACACACAGAACAGATATAGTGCCGGCGAGGCATCGGAACTCGATGTTTTAAATGCGAATGTGAGTCTTGCCAATTTACAGCCGCAGGTAATAGCTGCTGAAAATAATGTGAAGATCACGGAACTTAATCTGAAAAATCTCCTTGGTGTTGAGTTTACTGATAATGTATGCGGAAATGCTGATGTCCCTTTACCTCAGCTTTCAAACAGCCTTGGGCAGTTCCAGCAGGACGCGGAGCAAAAAAACTATCAACTTAAATCGGTCGAAAAACAGATCAAGGCATCGGCGTATTACAAGAGGGTTTCATTTGGCAGATTCATACCGTCACTTACAGTAGGCGGGTATTACAACTGGTTATCAAATGACTTTGGTACATGGCAGCCCATATATCAGGCTGAACTTGTCCTCTCAATACCGCTTTTCAGCGGTGGTTCAGATGTCGGCAAGGTAAAAGAGGCTAATGCGGATTATTATAGACTTACCTTTTTAAAATCACAGATAAAGGATACTATCAGACTATCGATTGAAGGCGTATATTCAAGTGCGGTTGTTGCAGAAAAAGAATTAAAGGCTGCGGAATATGCCGTAAATACTGCACAAAAAGCAGAGTCTATTGCCGAAGAACAATACCGGATCGGGACTGCCATAAATATAGATGTACTTAATGCGGATTTAGCTCTAAGAGAGGCACAGATAAATTATGTAAAGGCAAAGTACAACTATTTAACTGCTGTAGCAGAACTTGACAGGATTACCGGCATAGGGGAATAGGCGTTCAAAAGAATCATTAATTTTAGTCGAAAATTACCGTGAAAGGAAGTTTAATATGGATGGTCAAACTAAAGAAACAAAAAAGAATAATAGGATGTCTTATAAAAAACTTCGGGTACAGGTGCCTGTTCTACTTATAATAGCAGGTATAATATTTGGGTTGGTGTGGTGGAGGTACTGGGCAAATTTTGCTTACACAGAGGATGCACAGATTGATGCGGACCTTATTTTAATAAGTTCTCCTCTTCCTGCTTATATTGATCAACTGTACGTTGATGAAGGTGATCCAGTAAAGATTGGTATGCCTCTTGTGCGGGTAACATTATCCAACATTATCACAGACAAGGATCTTAAATCAGCAAGGTCGGAGGCAAATATTCAATATGTTAATGCGGAAAAAGAACTTAAGGTACTTAAATCCCAGATGATAGATGCGCAGAAAAATTCGCAGAGGATTGAGGCGATATACAAAAAGGGCGGTATAAATGCGCAGTCCGTTCTTGACGCAAAAACCAGGTATGAGGTTTTAAGAGAGCAGTACGAATCTCAACAGATAACAGCCGGTCTTCAAAAAGACATACTCGATGCCACATATAACAGGCTTAGCGGTATTATCTTAAAAAGCCCTATAAATGGTGTAGTTTCAGAGAGAAGTGCAAACATAGGACAGAATATGGGACCAGGTGATCCCATTTTTGGGCTTGTTGATTTGGATAAGGTCTGGATAGTTGCTAATTTTAAAGAGACGCATGTCGGTAAAATTAAAGCAGGGCAGAAAGTAGCTATATCCGTAGACACGTATCCGGGCGTTAATTTTAAAGGTACTGTCTTACATGTAGAAAACGCTACGGTGGGCGCATATTCCGTAATACCTTCAGAAAATCCATCAGGAACATTTATAAAGATTGTTCAAAGAATACCTGTAAAGATTGCGGTTGACACGGAAGGCTATGTCTTAAGACCCGGCATGTCTGTTGAAGTTAAAGTACGTATAAGGAAGTTTAGCTGGTTATGACAACAATACCAAAGGTCTTTAGGGCAGCAGCCTTAATTTAAAAGAAAATACCGTCCGAGACAAATACAAATGGAAGATAATACCAATCATAATGATGCATCCTACAAGTGGTGGGTGCTTGCAATAGTAATGATAGGCAGCTTCATGGGTGTGATGGATAACTCTGTCGTTAATGTTGCCCTGCCGCATTTCATGGTCGCATTCGGAGTAAACACAGAGCAGGTTGAATGGGTTGTTACGGCTTATATGCTTGCATTTGCAATACTTATGCCGCTTGCAACATGGTTAAGGAATTTGCTTGGATTAAAGGTCGCATTTTTGCTCGAGCTGATGATATTTGTGATAGGTTCATTCTTGTGCAGCTTGTCATGGAGTCTTGAATCGTTGATAGCTTTCAGACTCCTCCAGGCTGTTGGAGCAGGTGATATAATGCCTACAGGTATGACAATGATTGCAGAGGTTTTCCCAAAAGAGGAAAGAGGACTTGCACTTGGTATATGGGGAGCAGGTGTAACAGCGGCCCCTGCAGTAGGTCCAACACTTGGCGGATATTTGCTCGATCATGTGAGCTGGCATGCACTATTTTATATAAACATTCCTATAGGTGTGCTTGCGTTTTTCTGGGGTTTAACAATCCTTAAGTCGTCAAAAGGTGATATCAATGTTCTTAAGAGTTTTGATTTTATCGGATTTATTACCTTTGGGCTGTTCCTTGGCACATTACTTGTCGCGCTTGAAAAGGGACAGGAAAAAGGCTGGTCATCCGGTTATATTCTATCATTATTTATAGTATCTTACTTCTCTCTCTGGATATTTATCGCTACAGAATTTATTGTAAAAAAACCAATCATAGATCTCAGAATATTTAAGAATTATAATTTCGTTATGTCTAATATACTTGGTGTAATAAGATCTATTGCCTTGTTTGGTACCGTTTTCTTGATGCCGTTGTTCTTCCAGAACCTGATGAGTTATTCCGCCACATTAACCGGCATATTACTTATTCCACAAGCATTAGCAGTCCCTTTTGCTATGCCCTTGGCGGGAAAACTGACCGATAAGATAGGACCAAAGATACCTATCTTGTTCGGCGTTTTGTTAACATCATATTCGTTGTTTTATTTTTCATCCTTATCCATAATCTCAAGTTACGGCTTTATAGTTATTGGATTGGTTATGCGGGGTTTTGGTATAGGTTTTTTAATGGCACCTCTTACAAGTACTGCCGTAAATTCACTTCCTAAAGAGCAAATAAATCTTGGCTCAGGAGTATTGAATGTTATTATGCAGGTTGGAGGTTCTCTTGGTATTGCTACGTTAGGAACAATACTAGAGAGCAGGGGAGATTTCTACATGTCAACTTACGCGGGACACCTGAGTTTTACTTATCCATATACAAAGCAGCTATTGAATAGGATTGCATATTATACTATCAATAGAGGTGCTACTTTATATAATGCCTCGATCGCATCAAGAGGCTCGTTTATTGCATATCTGCATCTATGGGCTCAATCCAATGCATTTGATGATGCCTTTTTGATAGCCGGCTTATTTGTTTTAGCAGGTATTATACCGGCACTTCTACTTCGAAATATTATTTATAGGAAAAAAAATAAAAAAACTGAAGAAGAGATTGAATTTATAGAAATGTAAACCTTAATAAGAATAATTTATCTGTTGACTTATAGATTTTATGACTTTAATTCATCATTATATATGAAAAGGATTTACTTATTATTAGGTACTTTATTCATACTTTTGTTTTCTGCATCTGCAAAGGCTTATGATTTTCCTTCTTATGTCGGATATGTGAATGATTTTGCAGGGATCATGGATCCGTCCACAGTATCTCAGCTTAATTCGAGTATAAGTGAATTCAATAAGGCAACGGATATACAGATCGCCGTTGTTACTGTTAAAAATACCGGTGACATGGGCATTGATGAAT containing:
- a CDS encoding DHA2 family efflux MFS transporter permease subunit, translating into MEDNTNHNDASYKWWVLAIVMIGSFMGVMDNSVVNVALPHFMVAFGVNTEQVEWVVTAYMLAFAILMPLATWLRNLLGLKVAFLLELMIFVIGSFLCSLSWSLESLIAFRLLQAVGAGDIMPTGMTMIAEVFPKEERGLALGIWGAGVTAAPAVGPTLGGYLLDHVSWHALFYINIPIGVLAFFWGLTILKSSKGDINVLKSFDFIGFITFGLFLGTLLVALEKGQEKGWSSGYILSLFIVSYFSLWIFIATEFIVKKPIIDLRIFKNYNFVMSNILGVIRSIALFGTVFLMPLFFQNLMSYSATLTGILLIPQALAVPFAMPLAGKLTDKIGPKIPILFGVLLTSYSLFYFSSLSIISSYGFIVIGLVMRGFGIGFLMAPLTSTAVNSLPKEQINLGSGVLNVIMQVGGSLGIATLGTILESRGDFYMSTYAGHLSFTYPYTKQLLNRIAYYTINRGATLYNASIASRGSFIAYLHLWAQSNAFDDAFLIAGLFVLAGIIPALLLRNIIYRKKNKKTEEEIEFIEM
- a CDS encoding TolC family protein, giving the protein MKRMTIAIVMLLMITQPYIANACEQLSIDNAVQLALGNNKTLKQAEQEKEAAYSKIIQARAGFMPEIQASGTYIFTYQLPILTIPPNAFGPKFPSTAINTRINFSTWNYTAGFNASWTLFAGGMIWNNYNASKYLYESSSASVQDTRQEIIYQVKKAYYDFLLAKESVSIIKHSIVIAKEHFKNTQNRYSAGEASELDVLNANVSLANLQPQVIAAENNVKITELNLKNLLGVEFTDNVCGNADVPLPQLSNSLGQFQQDAEQKNYQLKSVEKQIKASAYYKRVSFGRFIPSLTVGGYYNWLSNDFGTWQPIYQAELVLSIPLFSGGSDVGKVKEANADYYRLTFLKSQIKDTIRLSIEGVYSSAVVAEKELKAAEYAVNTAQKAESIAEEQYRIGTAINIDVLNADLALREAQINYVKAKYNYLTAVAELDRITGIGE
- a CDS encoding HlyD family secretion protein, whose protein sequence is MDGQTKETKKNNRMSYKKLRVQVPVLLIIAGIIFGLVWWRYWANFAYTEDAQIDADLILISSPLPAYIDQLYVDEGDPVKIGMPLVRVTLSNIITDKDLKSARSEANIQYVNAEKELKVLKSQMIDAQKNSQRIEAIYKKGGINAQSVLDAKTRYEVLREQYESQQITAGLQKDILDATYNRLSGIILKSPINGVVSERSANIGQNMGPGDPIFGLVDLDKVWIVANFKETHVGKIKAGQKVAISVDTYPGVNFKGTVLHVENATVGAYSVIPSENPSGTFIKIVQRIPVKIAVDTEGYVLRPGMSVEVKVRIRKFSWL